A window of Salmo trutta chromosome 5, fSalTru1.1, whole genome shotgun sequence contains these coding sequences:
- the LOC115194781 gene encoding Fc receptor-like protein 5, with the protein MRELTPLCWQLLLLSTLVYCSLGQGGASLSISPDRSQFFKLESVSLSCEVQGNSAGWRVKRYTVSGEGSDCGRKWGKQQGSSCIVSLISSDSGVYWCESGSGEHSNDVNITVPDGAVILESPALPVTEGDSVTLRCRYQGTPSNLTAVFYKDGSLIRTQTTGEMTIPAVSKSDEGLYKCTNSEGESPESWMTVTDLSLPASLSVSPDRSQFFKYESVSLSCEVQGNSAGWRVVRNTSRGILAECHTDWGKQQGSSCIVSLIPSHSGVYWCESGSGEHSNAVNITVPGMSTNTIY; encoded by the exons tgctgTTGAGTACACTGGTATACTGTAGCCTCGGACAAGGTGGAG cctctctGAGCATCAGTCCTGACAGATCTCAGTTTTTTAAACTAgagtctgtctctctgagctgTGAGGTTCAGGGGAATTCTGCTGGATGGAGAGTGAAGAGATACACAGTCTCTGGGGAGGGTTCAGATTGTGGAAGAAAATGGGGAAAACAACAAGGGTCTTCATGCATTGTGTCACTAATATCATCAGACAGTGGAGTGTACTGGTGTGAGTCTGGGTCTGGAGAACACAGCAATGATGTCAACATCACAGTACCTG atggagctgtgatcctggagagcccTGCCCTTCCTGTGACTGAGGGAGATTCTGTGACTCTGCGCTGCAGATATCAGGGAACTCCCTCTAACCTCacagctgttttctacaaagatGGATCCCTCATCAGGACTCAGACTACAGGAGAGATGACCATCCCTGCAGTATCCAAGTCAGATGAAGGACTCTACAAGTGTACCAACTCTGAAGGAGAATCACCAGAGAGCTGGATGACTGTGACAG ATCTCTCTCTTCCAGCCTCTCTGAGTGTCAGTCCTGACAGATCTCAGTTCTTTAAATAtgagtctgtctctctgagctgTGAGGTTCAGGGGAACTCTGCTGGATGGAGAGTGGTGAGGAACACATCGAGAGGAATCCTTGCAGAGTGTCATACTGACTGGGGAAAACAACAAGGGTCTTCATGCATCGTGTCACTAATACCATCACACAGTGGAGTGTACTGGTGTGAGTCTGGGTCTGGAGAACACAGCAATGCTGTCAACATCACAGTACCTGGCATGTCCACAAACACCATCTACTAA